A single genomic interval of Terriglobus albidus harbors:
- a CDS encoding pectinesterase family protein has product MCLRKLAAPCLALAACLVSVPALTAQDVHVKVSPDSKGNTSSADDFPTIQMAMDHAPDPGPNGRLYLHIAPGTYKERVWVSRRRAHTTFLGTGSDPSQVVITAARTGPTTGGTFFSESVEINGDDFQADNVTFENTAGNTGQAVAIAVSSDRAIFKHCRFLGDQDTLFADFGRQYYVDSYIAGGVDFIFGNATAVFDKSEIHIFRPGYLTAQSRTTAEQTTGYVITNSKVTAENVEGKGFYLGRPWRAYSRVVFMHTELPATLNPQGWQEWRSNAADLAKTFYAEFGNTGLGADTAHRPSWTHQLTATQAKTFEPAAFLKGSDSWNPVAEAARLP; this is encoded by the coding sequence GTGTGTCTACGGAAGCTTGCCGCGCCGTGCCTGGCGCTTGCTGCCTGCCTGGTCTCTGTTCCTGCACTGACGGCGCAGGATGTTCACGTGAAGGTCTCTCCTGATTCGAAGGGCAACACCTCCAGCGCCGACGACTTTCCCACGATTCAGATGGCGATGGATCACGCGCCTGATCCAGGACCGAACGGACGTCTGTATCTGCATATTGCCCCCGGGACCTACAAGGAGCGGGTGTGGGTCTCACGCCGCCGCGCGCATACGACCTTTCTCGGCACCGGCAGCGATCCGTCACAGGTAGTGATTACGGCCGCACGTACCGGACCGACGACTGGCGGTACCTTTTTTTCGGAGTCGGTCGAGATCAACGGCGACGACTTCCAGGCGGATAACGTCACCTTCGAGAACACCGCGGGCAATACCGGACAGGCGGTTGCGATTGCTGTCAGCTCTGACCGGGCCATCTTCAAGCACTGCCGCTTCCTCGGCGATCAGGACACCCTCTTTGCCGACTTTGGACGCCAGTACTATGTGGACTCGTACATCGCCGGTGGCGTGGACTTCATCTTCGGCAATGCAACCGCGGTCTTCGACAAGAGTGAGATTCACATCTTCCGTCCCGGTTATCTGACAGCGCAGTCGCGAACGACAGCGGAGCAAACGACGGGCTACGTCATCACAAATTCGAAGGTGACGGCGGAGAATGTCGAGGGCAAGGGGTTCTATCTCGGTCGTCCGTGGCGTGCCTACTCGCGGGTGGTCTTCATGCACACCGAACTGCCGGCGACCTTGAATCCGCAGGGTTGGCAGGAGTGGCGATCGAATGCTGCCGATCTCGCGAAGACTTTCTATGCGGAATTCGGCAACACCGGACTGGGAGCGGATACCGCTCATCGTCCGTCTTGGACACATCAGCTCACTGCTACGCAGGCAAAGACGTTTGAGCCTGCGGCCTTCCTGAAGGGAAGTGATAGCTGGAACCCGGTTGCCGAAGCCGCGAGGCTGCCATAG
- a CDS encoding TIM barrel protein, whose product MERSVSSLPQEKQERVWRALDGLQIEIPSWGFANTGTRFGKFIQAAAATNLTEKFADASEVHRLTGITPTVALHVLWDLPGGEGSVAQVKELEQTYGVRAGSINPNLFQDQEYKYGSLCNPDPVVREKAVQHMLASVRIAKALDSRDISLWVADGSNYPGTQSISRRIGWLEEALKATHNEMAPTQRLLVEYKPFEPAFYHTDIADWGMAYSLAKAAGPQAVVLVDTGHHALGTNIEQIVAWLLHLGVLGGFHFNDRKFADDDLTIGSIDPYQVFRIFHEILSYKTWNKVHEDQIAYMIDQSHNLKGKMEAMVQTVMQAQELFARAALVDQNLLAELQDSCKLVEAEEHFRGCFYTDVRPMVAEWRQSRGLPANPLEALRTSGYVEKITEERAAKNSNTQSSYA is encoded by the coding sequence ATGGAACGAAGCGTGTCATCTCTTCCGCAGGAGAAACAGGAGCGCGTGTGGCGCGCTCTCGATGGACTCCAGATCGAGATTCCATCGTGGGGCTTCGCCAATACCGGAACCCGCTTCGGCAAGTTCATTCAGGCGGCCGCCGCCACCAACCTGACCGAAAAGTTCGCGGACGCCTCCGAGGTTCATCGCCTGACCGGCATTACGCCCACCGTTGCACTGCACGTGCTGTGGGATCTCCCCGGAGGCGAAGGCAGCGTTGCACAGGTCAAGGAGCTGGAGCAGACCTACGGTGTGCGCGCCGGCTCCATCAATCCGAACCTCTTCCAGGATCAGGAGTATAAGTACGGCTCGCTTTGTAACCCTGACCCCGTTGTTCGCGAAAAAGCCGTACAGCACATGCTGGCTTCGGTCCGCATCGCCAAGGCTCTCGATTCGCGCGATATCTCACTATGGGTCGCCGACGGATCGAACTATCCCGGCACGCAGAGCATCTCCCGCCGCATCGGCTGGCTGGAAGAAGCACTGAAGGCCACCCATAACGAAATGGCTCCGACGCAACGCCTGCTGGTGGAATACAAGCCCTTCGAGCCCGCCTTCTATCACACCGATATCGCCGACTGGGGCATGGCCTACTCGCTCGCTAAAGCCGCCGGACCGCAGGCCGTCGTCCTCGTCGATACCGGGCACCACGCCCTGGGCACCAATATCGAGCAGATCGTTGCGTGGCTGCTGCACCTTGGAGTTCTGGGCGGCTTCCACTTCAACGACCGCAAGTTCGCCGACGATGACCTCACCATCGGATCGATCGATCCCTACCAGGTCTTCCGCATCTTCCACGAGATTCTGAGCTACAAGACCTGGAACAAGGTCCACGAAGACCAGATCGCCTACATGATCGATCAGAGCCATAACCTCAAGGGCAAGATGGAGGCTATGGTCCAGACCGTCATGCAGGCGCAGGAGCTCTTCGCCCGCGCCGCCCTGGTCGACCAGAACCTGCTCGCCGAGCTGCAGGATAGCTGCAAGCTGGTTGAGGCCGAGGAGCACTTCCGTGGTTGCTTCTATACCGATGTCCGCCCCATGGTCGCCGAGTGGCGCCAGTCGCGCGGTTTGCCCGCAAATCCCCTCGAAGCCCTGCGTACCAGTGGTTACGTGGAGAAAATTACCGAAGAGCGGGCGGCAAAAAACAGCAATACCCAAAGCTCTTACGCCTGA
- a CDS encoding L-rhamnose/proton symporter RhaT: protein MPGPLLGVLYHWLGGLASASNFIPFRAIRRWSFEIYWIIQGVAAWLIAPSVIAWIFVPHVSEILSRAPREAVVHAVLYGVAWGFGGLTFGLAVRYLGIALGYAVALGFCTAFGTLIPPMLAGQLSVIASQTGGQIILLGVGVCLLAIAVNGLAGYYKDRDTADETPTSEQQKDLSFGKGIVVAVFAGIMSSFFAFGLAAGKPIGDIAAVELRAQGRLDLWQNLPVLIVVLWGGFATNLAWSTWLILRKRSAGQLSGAVSDPQVGGVNKLTGGQLVKNYLCAASAGIIWYFQFFFYSMGQTKMGKYDFSSWTLHMASIIIFAAIWGVSLKEWKSASPRAKAVLACGVGLLIFSTVIVGYGNYRSAH, encoded by the coding sequence ATGCCCGGACCTCTGCTCGGCGTCCTGTATCACTGGCTTGGCGGTCTTGCGTCAGCCAGTAACTTCATTCCGTTTCGCGCCATCCGGCGCTGGTCGTTCGAGATCTACTGGATCATTCAGGGCGTCGCTGCGTGGCTCATCGCTCCCTCGGTCATCGCCTGGATCTTTGTTCCGCATGTAAGCGAGATTCTGTCCCGCGCGCCGCGTGAGGCCGTCGTCCATGCCGTTCTCTATGGCGTGGCCTGGGGCTTCGGTGGCCTGACGTTTGGACTCGCGGTGCGCTATCTCGGTATCGCGCTTGGATATGCGGTTGCGCTGGGTTTCTGCACGGCCTTCGGCACGCTGATCCCACCCATGCTGGCAGGGCAGCTCAGTGTCATCGCCAGCCAGACCGGCGGGCAGATCATTCTTCTGGGCGTAGGGGTGTGTCTGTTGGCGATCGCGGTGAATGGCCTTGCCGGCTACTACAAGGACCGTGACACCGCCGATGAGACACCGACGAGCGAGCAGCAGAAAGATCTCTCCTTCGGGAAGGGCATTGTGGTTGCGGTCTTCGCCGGCATCATGAGCTCGTTCTTTGCCTTCGGTCTGGCGGCAGGCAAGCCGATCGGCGACATCGCCGCCGTGGAGCTGCGCGCGCAGGGCAGGCTCGATCTCTGGCAGAACCTGCCGGTATTGATCGTGGTGTTGTGGGGCGGCTTTGCGACGAACCTTGCATGGTCAACGTGGCTGATCCTGCGAAAGCGCTCGGCAGGACAGCTCTCGGGTGCGGTTTCTGATCCTCAGGTGGGTGGCGTGAACAAACTTACCGGCGGGCAGCTGGTGAAGAATTATCTCTGTGCTGCCTCAGCCGGCATCATCTGGTACTTCCAGTTCTTCTTCTACTCGATGGGTCAGACCAAGATGGGCAAGTATGACTTTTCGAGCTGGACGCTGCATATGGCTTCGATCATCATCTTTGCGGCGATCTGGGGTGTGAGTCTGAAGGAGTGGAAGTCGGCGAGCCCGCGGGCGAAGGCAGTGCTTGCGTGCGGTGTAGGGCTACTGATTTTTTCGACGGTGATTGTGGGATACGGGAACTACCGGTCGGCGCATTAG
- a CDS encoding glycosyl hydrolase: MKSQLCKQLLLPAAVLAFACCHVSAYAQAAPSLQAIQQGFLNPPNEAKPMVRWWWFGPAVEKPEILRELQQMKADGIGGAELAFVYPEVLDDPAHGLKNFAFLSPEMLDAVQYAQAEGRKLGLRIDVTLGSGWPYGGPTVTLHNAAMRLRTIVAALPGGAASAPLPALKEGESIIYAAVVNGTQSKWDASASSPATLDSEAARVTPAETPRVILFFVQSHTGQMVKRAAVGAEGWVLDPFSKEAVATHLKTVGEPLVKAFGNTPPYAIFSDSLEAYGADWTPTLPEEFRKRRGYDLLPHLPELVAGDTPNSANIRHDWGKTLTELVNEAYLVQINDWANQHGTKFRSQTYGEPAVSLSSQKLVALPEGEGPQWRTFSTLRWASSGNHVLGNNVTSGETFTWLHSPVFRATPLDMKAEADIDFIMGENQLIFHGWPYSAPQVGEPGWSLYAAAVFNDHNPWHPVMPTVNNYIARLSYLMRQGKPANQVAVLLPTDDAWAAFKPAKVTVTGAMQDLLPREMLGAILSAGYNFDFTDAEAIDRLGVQHSILLLPPTTRIPVATLRKIAAFKAAGGKVVAFGHTPTLSPEGKSSGELTKLAASIFPSTANTTAELTAALHQAAVPDLAFETTDFDRNAIGFIRRKLPTGDIYFLTNTSNREIKATVSFSTSYASGVALDPETGHTLPSKIAPKKLTLTLAPYESRTYLFGNGVTAATSKATTTASAAPIDLSRDWSVSFTGTGKTETQHTLTDWTASDATQHYSGEAVYTRSFQVEKAPSLGVYLTITGGSAEPGAPDAPPTAEKREGIPNPLVTRTGPGTRAWYNPPIREGALLVVNGKPAGALWHPPYRLDIASLLQPGENKIEIHVYNTALNAWAALPPHDYRPLIAKYGDRFQMQDLDKVKPVPSGILGNIELVFEAQR; encoded by the coding sequence ATGAAATCTCAACTCTGCAAACAGCTGCTCCTGCCGGCGGCTGTCTTGGCTTTTGCCTGCTGTCACGTCTCTGCCTACGCGCAAGCCGCACCATCTCTGCAAGCCATCCAACAGGGATTTCTGAATCCGCCCAACGAAGCCAAACCCATGGTGCGCTGGTGGTGGTTTGGCCCCGCGGTCGAGAAGCCCGAGATCCTGCGCGAGCTGCAGCAGATGAAGGCCGATGGCATCGGTGGAGCAGAGCTCGCCTTCGTCTATCCCGAGGTTCTCGACGACCCGGCTCACGGCCTGAAAAACTTCGCCTTCCTCTCACCGGAGATGCTCGATGCCGTGCAGTACGCCCAGGCAGAGGGCCGCAAGCTCGGTCTGCGCATCGATGTCACCCTCGGCAGCGGCTGGCCCTACGGCGGCCCGACGGTCACCCTGCATAACGCAGCAATGCGCCTGCGCACCATCGTCGCAGCCCTGCCTGGTGGAGCTGCAAGCGCGCCTCTGCCCGCACTCAAGGAAGGCGAGAGCATCATCTACGCCGCAGTCGTGAACGGAACGCAGTCGAAGTGGGACGCCTCTGCTTCATCGCCCGCAACACTCGACTCCGAGGCCGCAAGGGTCACTCCCGCGGAGACACCTCGCGTGATCCTCTTCTTCGTCCAGAGCCACACCGGCCAGATGGTGAAGCGCGCTGCCGTCGGCGCCGAAGGCTGGGTGCTCGATCCCTTCAGCAAAGAGGCCGTCGCCACCCATCTGAAGACAGTCGGCGAGCCACTCGTCAAAGCCTTCGGCAACACGCCTCCCTACGCCATCTTCTCCGATTCGCTTGAAGCCTACGGAGCCGACTGGACGCCGACACTTCCCGAAGAGTTCCGCAAGCGCCGCGGCTACGATCTTCTGCCGCACCTTCCCGAACTGGTAGCAGGCGACACGCCCAACTCCGCGAACATTCGCCATGACTGGGGGAAGACGTTGACCGAGCTGGTGAACGAAGCCTACCTGGTACAGATCAACGACTGGGCCAACCAGCATGGCACGAAGTTCCGTTCGCAGACCTATGGTGAGCCCGCCGTCTCGCTCTCGAGCCAGAAGCTGGTCGCTCTGCCCGAAGGCGAAGGTCCACAGTGGCGCACCTTTTCGACGCTGCGCTGGGCAAGCTCCGGCAATCACGTCCTCGGCAACAACGTCACCTCCGGCGAAACCTTCACCTGGTTGCACTCGCCCGTCTTCCGCGCGACACCCCTCGACATGAAGGCCGAAGCCGACATCGACTTCATCATGGGTGAGAACCAGCTCATCTTCCACGGCTGGCCCTACTCGGCGCCGCAGGTGGGTGAGCCGGGATGGTCGCTCTATGCTGCCGCGGTCTTCAACGATCACAACCCGTGGCATCCGGTCATGCCAACGGTAAATAACTACATCGCCCGCCTGAGCTACCTGATGCGCCAGGGCAAGCCCGCCAACCAGGTTGCCGTGCTGCTGCCGACCGACGATGCATGGGCAGCATTCAAGCCGGCCAAGGTAACCGTCACCGGAGCGATGCAGGACCTTCTTCCCAGGGAGATGCTGGGTGCGATCCTCTCCGCCGGCTACAACTTCGACTTCACCGATGCCGAAGCGATTGACCGCCTGGGAGTACAACACAGCATTCTGCTGCTGCCGCCAACGACACGCATCCCAGTCGCTACACTGCGCAAGATCGCGGCCTTCAAGGCAGCCGGAGGCAAAGTAGTCGCCTTCGGTCACACACCTACACTTAGCCCTGAAGGAAAGTCTTCAGGCGAGCTCACGAAGCTGGCCGCTTCTATCTTTCCTTCAACAGCCAACACAACAGCCGAACTGACTGCAGCCTTACATCAGGCGGCAGTTCCTGACCTCGCCTTCGAGACCACGGACTTCGATCGCAACGCGATCGGCTTCATCCGGCGCAAGCTTCCGACCGGCGATATCTACTTCCTGACCAACACCAGCAACCGCGAGATCAAAGCGACCGTCAGCTTTTCCACCAGCTATGCCTCTGGCGTTGCGCTCGATCCGGAGACTGGTCACACCCTGCCCAGCAAGATCGCACCGAAGAAGCTCACGCTGACACTGGCTCCTTATGAGTCGAGGACATATCTCTTCGGCAATGGAGTAACTGCCGCCACGAGCAAGGCCACAACAACGGCATCGGCTGCTCCCATCGATCTTAGCCGCGACTGGAGCGTCAGCTTCACCGGCACCGGCAAGACCGAGACACAGCACACACTTACAGACTGGACCGCGAGCGATGCCACGCAGCACTACTCCGGCGAGGCCGTTTACACGCGCAGCTTCCAGGTCGAGAAAGCTCCGTCCTTGGGCGTGTATCTCACCATCACCGGCGGCAGCGCGGAGCCTGGAGCTCCGGATGCTCCGCCGACGGCTGAGAAGCGCGAGGGCATTCCTAATCCCCTGGTCACACGCACCGGCCCCGGCACACGCGCCTGGTACAACCCGCCCATCCGCGAGGGAGCCCTGCTTGTCGTCAACGGTAAGCCGGCAGGCGCGCTGTGGCATCCGCCCTATCGCCTGGACATCGCTTCCCTGCTGCAGCCGGGCGAGAACAAGATCGAGATCCATGTCTACAACACCGCGCTCAATGCCTGGGCCGCACTTCCGCCGCATGACTACAGGCCGCTGATCGCCAAGTACGGCGACCGCTTCCAGATGCAGGATCTCGACAAGGTCAAGCCCGTTCCGTCAGGCATTCTCGGCAACATCGAACTCGTATTTGAAGCGCAGCGATAA
- a CDS encoding sodium:solute symporter family protein: protein MTHLALALLSARQLATLSWPDILILLMYFVLVIFIGFYVKDSANTSEEFFLAGREMTAWIAGLSFVSANLGSLELMGWAGTAYQYGLLATHWYWIGAIPAMLFLGIVMMPFYYISKTHSVPGYLQLRFGEGARGVSAVTFGVMTVLMSGVNMYSMALVMKVVLGWDINFSIWVGAFTVGLYVMLGGLRSAIINEVLQFVLIWAGAALVPILGLIEAGGWTNLKHQIAAQIGNESYMHLWANTGTFQGNAMGIHWTGLVFGLGFVISFGYWTTDFLVVQRVLSANNLRAAKMAPIIGAIFKMAVPLIVILPGVLAIAVLRNPDGTLMHLVSESEAIRTGQHSFNEALPLMLVRYCGPGLLGLGITALVAGFMSGMAGNVSAFSTVWTYDLYGAFMKKDAPDKHYVMVGRASTVVGMLLSVATAYLVMNAASIMDYVQALFSFFIAPLFGTVILGMLWKRGTNAGGFWGLLIGTLSSIVMWVWVYKDPGALRYIALSPDAKPMAENLYRALWSWIICVVVTVVVSYMGKAKSDEELNGLVYGATVIPAEDEVPLWQRPIFWAVVVAVLLVIVNLIFW, encoded by the coding sequence ATGACCCATCTCGCGCTCGCGCTCTTGAGTGCCAGGCAGCTTGCTACCTTGTCCTGGCCCGACATTTTGATTTTGCTGATGTACTTCGTGCTGGTGATCTTCATCGGCTTTTACGTGAAGGATTCAGCCAATACCAGCGAAGAGTTCTTCTTGGCAGGCCGTGAGATGACGGCCTGGATTGCTGGACTCAGTTTCGTTTCGGCGAATCTGGGTTCGCTGGAGCTGATGGGATGGGCAGGAACGGCCTACCAGTATGGCCTTCTGGCTACGCACTGGTACTGGATCGGCGCGATCCCGGCGATGCTGTTCCTGGGCATCGTGATGATGCCGTTCTATTACATCTCCAAGACGCACTCGGTTCCGGGCTATCTGCAGCTCCGCTTCGGCGAAGGTGCGCGTGGGGTAAGCGCGGTGACCTTCGGCGTCATGACGGTGCTGATGAGCGGCGTGAACATGTACTCCATGGCGCTGGTAATGAAGGTCGTGCTCGGCTGGGATATCAACTTCTCCATCTGGGTTGGCGCCTTTACGGTCGGCCTGTATGTCATGCTCGGCGGTCTGCGTTCGGCCATCATCAACGAGGTGCTGCAGTTTGTGCTCATCTGGGCGGGCGCGGCGCTGGTGCCGATTCTCGGCCTGATCGAGGCCGGCGGCTGGACCAACCTGAAGCACCAGATCGCTGCGCAGATCGGCAACGAAAGCTACATGCATCTGTGGGCCAATACCGGCACCTTCCAGGGCAACGCGATGGGTATCCACTGGACCGGACTGGTCTTCGGTCTTGGATTCGTCATCAGCTTCGGCTACTGGACGACGGACTTCCTGGTGGTGCAGCGTGTGCTTTCGGCCAATAACCTGCGCGCGGCTAAGATGGCTCCCATCATCGGCGCCATCTTCAAGATGGCTGTGCCGCTGATCGTGATTCTGCCGGGCGTGCTCGCGATTGCCGTGTTGCGCAATCCTGATGGAACGCTGATGCACCTGGTCTCGGAGAGCGAGGCTATCCGCACCGGTCAGCACAGCTTCAACGAAGCTCTTCCCCTGATGCTGGTGCGCTACTGTGGTCCGGGACTTCTGGGCCTTGGCATCACCGCGCTGGTTGCGGGCTTTATGAGCGGCATGGCGGGCAACGTCAGCGCCTTCTCCACGGTGTGGACCTATGACCTGTATGGCGCCTTCATGAAGAAGGATGCTCCCGACAAGCACTACGTCATGGTGGGCCGTGCGTCCACGGTGGTGGGTATGCTGCTGTCGGTAGCGACGGCGTACCTGGTGATGAATGCGGCTTCGATCATGGACTACGTGCAGGCGTTGTTCAGCTTCTTCATTGCGCCGCTGTTTGGAACCGTGATCCTGGGCATGCTGTGGAAGCGCGGCACGAACGCCGGCGGCTTCTGGGGTCTGTTGATCGGTACGTTGTCCTCGATCGTGATGTGGGTCTGGGTCTATAAAGATCCCGGTGCATTGCGGTATATCGCGCTTTCACCGGATGCCAAGCCGATGGCCGAGAATCTGTATCGCGCGTTGTGGAGCTGGATCATCTGCGTTGTAGTGACCGTAGTGGTCAGCTATATGGGCAAGGCGAAGTCCGATGAGGAGCTCAACGGACTGGTCTATGGAGCCACGGTCATCCCTGCCGAGGATGAAGTTCCGCTGTGGCAGCGTCCAATCTTCTGGGCCGTGGTTGTGGCCGTTTTACTCGTGATCGTCAATCTCATCTTCTGGTAG
- a CDS encoding substrate-binding domain-containing protein has translation MAPKGKSRQLYLIPVLSKALDILEMLQQSQGMTLESIHKQTGISKTTVYRILKSFVHRGYVSQSADGTYRHVTRQKKLRFGFGSQSSEMPFAIAVEKSLRKAAAAVGVDLLVLDNSYDGATAVANAEKFVQSQVDVVIECQIDQHVAPIIADRIAAANIPMIAVDIPHPHAIYFGVDNYRVGYAVGEVLAEHALERWKGKIDWIIGLDLAEAGPMVQSRITGVFEALRNRLPETPVECFVRIDTRGLRDKSSIAVLEFLKRHPKDRRILIAAANDTAALGAIDAVRKLGREKQVAVAGHDCVEEMIAELRRNDSPAVASVSHEVSQYGEYLMRLGLSLLRGEIVPPYNFTQYEVVSRENLPASGS, from the coding sequence GTGGCACCTAAAGGCAAAAGCCGGCAGCTCTATCTGATCCCTGTTCTCTCCAAGGCCCTCGACATCCTCGAGATGCTGCAGCAGAGCCAGGGCATGACGCTCGAATCCATTCACAAGCAGACGGGTATCTCGAAGACCACCGTCTACCGCATCCTGAAGAGCTTCGTGCACCGCGGTTACGTCTCGCAGAGCGCCGATGGCACCTACCGGCATGTCACGCGGCAGAAGAAGCTGCGCTTCGGCTTCGGCAGCCAGAGCAGCGAGATGCCCTTCGCCATCGCTGTCGAAAAGAGCCTGCGCAAGGCCGCGGCCGCTGTCGGCGTCGATCTGCTGGTGCTGGACAACTCCTACGACGGCGCCACCGCCGTCGCTAATGCGGAAAAGTTTGTGCAGAGCCAGGTCGATGTTGTCATCGAGTGCCAGATCGACCAGCACGTGGCCCCCATCATCGCCGACCGCATCGCAGCGGCCAACATCCCGATGATCGCGGTCGACATCCCTCATCCGCACGCCATCTACTTCGGTGTCGACAACTATCGCGTCGGCTATGCCGTAGGCGAGGTCCTCGCCGAACATGCCCTTGAGCGCTGGAAGGGCAAGATCGACTGGATCATTGGCCTCGATCTCGCCGAAGCAGGCCCCATGGTGCAGAGCCGCATCACAGGCGTCTTCGAAGCCCTGCGCAACCGCCTGCCCGAAACACCGGTCGAGTGCTTCGTCCGCATCGACACCCGCGGCCTGCGCGATAAAAGCTCCATCGCTGTCCTCGAGTTCCTCAAACGCCACCCGAAAGACCGCCGCATCCTCATCGCTGCGGCCAACGACACAGCTGCTCTGGGCGCGATCGACGCAGTCCGCAAGCTGGGCCGCGAGAAGCAGGTCGCCGTCGCCGGCCATGACTGCGTGGAAGAGATGATCGCCGAGCTTCGCCGCAACGACTCCCCGGCAGTCGCCTCCGTCTCGCACGAGGTCTCACAGTACGGCGAATACCTCATGCGCCTGGGCCTCTCCCTGCTGCGCGGCGAGATCGTGCCCCCCTACAACTTCACACAGTACGAAGTAGTCAGCCGCGAAAACCTGCCGGCATCGGGTTCCTGA
- a CDS encoding glycoside hydrolase family 28 protein, protein MKKTLLSLLALACTTVSATAATFSVAKYGAKGDGVTLNTKAIQGAIDAAAKNGGTVTFPAGTYLTGAIFVKSGVTLQIDKGVTIQGSQKLEDYPMRPTRVAGIEMTWPAALINVYQEHNAAITGEGTVDGDGKVWWDGYWALRKEDDPKGLRWAADYDAKRPRLIVIYDSHDVKLGGGLLLKRPGFWTVQVVYSHDVLVDGVIVRANEGGHGPSTDGVDIDSSRKVTVAHADIENNDDAICLKAGRDADGLRVNRPTEDIIIRDSLIRVGAAGVTFGSETSGGFRNIEIYNLHTLKGVPSGILFKSARTRGGFGENIRIHDLVMEDTPTVLRMTMNWNPNYSYTKIPDGLTNYPDYYKVLTTPVPEEKGIAYFHDVHIWNIKATGAKMVFDVAGNPKKPVERFEIDHLDVQAATAGHISAARDWNLHDLKLQIADGSSVALDDTQNIKGLTEGSKKSDANAQTPHKYED, encoded by the coding sequence ATGAAGAAGACACTTCTTTCCCTCCTTGCTTTGGCCTGCACCACCGTCTCTGCTACGGCCGCAACCTTCTCCGTCGCCAAATACGGAGCCAAGGGAGACGGCGTCACGCTGAATACCAAAGCCATTCAGGGCGCCATCGACGCTGCCGCTAAAAACGGCGGCACCGTCACCTTCCCCGCGGGCACCTACCTGACCGGCGCCATCTTCGTGAAGTCGGGCGTAACGCTGCAGATCGATAAAGGCGTCACCATTCAGGGATCGCAGAAGCTCGAAGACTATCCCATGCGTCCCACGCGCGTTGCCGGCATTGAGATGACCTGGCCCGCGGCCCTGATCAACGTCTACCAGGAACACAATGCCGCCATCACCGGCGAGGGCACCGTCGACGGTGACGGTAAGGTCTGGTGGGACGGCTACTGGGCACTGCGCAAAGAGGACGATCCCAAAGGCCTGCGCTGGGCCGCGGACTACGACGCCAAGCGCCCTCGTCTGATCGTCATCTATGACTCACACGATGTGAAGCTCGGTGGCGGGCTGCTGCTGAAGCGCCCCGGCTTCTGGACCGTGCAGGTGGTGTACTCACACGATGTGCTGGTGGACGGCGTCATCGTCCGCGCCAACGAAGGCGGACACGGCCCCTCAACCGACGGCGTCGATATCGACTCCTCCCGCAAAGTCACCGTCGCCCATGCCGACATTGAGAACAACGATGACGCTATCTGTCTGAAGGCCGGACGCGATGCCGACGGACTGCGCGTCAATCGCCCCACGGAAGACATCATCATCCGCGACTCACTCATCCGTGTCGGCGCCGCTGGTGTGACCTTCGGCAGCGAGACCTCCGGCGGCTTCCGCAACATCGAGATCTACAACCTGCACACACTGAAGGGCGTACCCTCGGGCATCCTCTTCAAGTCAGCACGCACCCGCGGCGGCTTCGGTGAGAACATCCGTATCCACGACCTGGTGATGGAAGACACACCGACCGTGCTACGCATGACCATGAACTGGAATCCGAACTACAGCTACACCAAGATTCCCGACGGCCTGACCAACTACCCGGACTACTACAAAGTCCTGACGACGCCGGTTCCCGAGGAGAAGGGCATCGCTTACTTCCACGATGTGCACATCTGGAACATCAAGGCCACCGGTGCCAAGATGGTCTTCGACGTCGCCGGCAATCCTAAGAAACCCGTTGAGCGCTTCGAGATCGATCACCTCGACGTACAGGCTGCAACCGCGGGACACATCAGCGCCGCACGCGATTGGAACCTGCACGACCTGAAGCTGCAGATCGCCGATGGCAGCTCCGTCGCTCTGGACGACACCCAAAACATCAAGGGCCTCACCGAAGGCTCAAAGAAGAGCGATGCCAACGCTCAAACCCCGCATAAATATGAGGACTAA